One Branchiostoma floridae strain S238N-H82 chromosome 15, Bfl_VNyyK, whole genome shotgun sequence DNA window includes the following coding sequences:
- the LOC118431715 gene encoding integumentary mucin C.1-like encodes MATSTNGCTTTPSGTTPTNGRETTSSETTPTNGREATTSVRGTIPTNGGTTTSSGTTPTNVGTTTSSGTTPTNGGTTTSSGTTPTNGGTTTSSGTTPTNGGTTTSSGTTPTNGVTTTPSGTTPTNGRTTTTSGTTPTNGRTTTTSGTTPTNGRTTTTSGTTPTNRQLATPRSQCSDSSRAQVALLVSSPNRFCI; translated from the coding sequence ATGGCTACATCAACCAACGGGTGCACAACCACCCCCTCCGGGACGACACCTACCAACGGACGAGAAACCACCAGCTCCGAGACTACACCTACCAACGGGCGAGAAGCCACCACCTCCGTACGCGGGACTATACCTACCAACGGGGGCACAACCACCTCCTCCGGGACGACACCTACCAACGTGGGCACAACCACCTCCTCCGGGACTACACCTACCAACGGGGGCACAACCACCTCCTCTGGGACTACACCTACCAACGGGGGCACAACCACCTCCTCTGGGACTACACCTACCAACGGGGGCACGACCACCTCCTCCGGGACTACTCCTACCAACGGGGTTACAACCACCCCCTCCGGGACTACACCTACCAACGGGCGCACAACCACCACCTCCGGGACTACACCTACCAACGGGCGCACAACCACCACCTCCGGGACTACACCTACCAACGGGCGCACAACCACCACCTCCGGGACTACACCTACCAACAGGCAATTAGCCACACCCCGCAGCCAGTGCAGCGATAGCAGCAGGGCTCAGGTCGCCCTCCTCGTCTCGTCCCCCAACAGGTTCTGTATATAG